Proteins from a genomic interval of Candidatus Tumulicola sp.:
- the thrS gene encoding threonine--tRNA ligase: MTDEKLERLRHTAAHLLAHAVVDTFGSEVKLAIGPAIENGFYYDFLKDTPFVAEDLPGLEARMRELIGQNLEMHGKPIGRAEAEAYYKERKQPFKLDILAGIPASEPLTMYKIGTFTDLCRGGHVEHSRDVGAVKLLSIAGAYWRGDEKNPMLQRIYGTAFPTQAELDAYLHQLEEAEKRDHRRLGRELDLFSIEEEAGPGLIFWHPAGGRVRAVMEDFIRGELRKRGYEPVYTPHISHEDLFATSGHLETYSENMFGPIEVEKERYRVKPMNCPGHILIYKSRQRSYRDLPLRLAEFGTVYRYERSGTLLGLVRVRGITMDDAHLFCTPEQLQAEFENTVNAALTVLKAFQFTDYKMYVSTRPEKALGDPALWERATSAIRAACDHAGLHYQIDEGGGAFYGPKLDVTVRDAIGREWQLSTVQVDFNLPERFKLTYIASDGTEQRPVMIHRALLGSLERFFGVLIEHFAGAFPVWLAPVQAVVLPISEDQIPYAQSVAAKLSEAGFRVEVDGSNERLQKKIRNQQLRKVPYMLVTGKSEVAAGEVNVRARSGEQESMKVDSFVARLSAEVAAKT; encoded by the coding sequence ATGACAGATGAGAAATTGGAGCGCCTCCGGCACACGGCGGCGCATCTGCTCGCACACGCGGTCGTCGACACGTTCGGGAGCGAGGTCAAGCTCGCGATCGGTCCAGCGATCGAGAACGGGTTCTATTACGATTTTCTCAAGGACACGCCGTTTGTGGCGGAAGATCTGCCGGGCCTCGAAGCTCGCATGCGGGAGCTCATCGGACAGAACCTCGAGATGCACGGCAAGCCCATCGGCCGCGCTGAAGCCGAAGCATACTACAAGGAGCGCAAGCAGCCGTTCAAGCTCGACATCCTGGCCGGCATCCCCGCGAGTGAGCCGCTGACGATGTACAAGATCGGCACGTTCACCGACTTGTGCCGCGGCGGCCATGTGGAGCATAGCCGCGATGTCGGCGCCGTCAAACTGCTATCCATCGCCGGCGCATATTGGCGCGGCGACGAGAAGAATCCGATGCTGCAGCGCATCTATGGCACCGCATTTCCCACGCAGGCGGAGTTGGACGCCTATCTCCACCAGTTAGAGGAAGCAGAAAAACGCGATCATCGCCGTTTGGGACGCGAACTCGATCTGTTCTCCATCGAGGAGGAGGCGGGTCCGGGCCTGATCTTCTGGCATCCTGCCGGCGGCCGCGTGCGCGCCGTCATGGAAGACTTCATCCGCGGGGAGCTGCGCAAGCGGGGCTACGAGCCGGTGTACACGCCGCACATCTCGCACGAAGATCTGTTCGCGACGAGCGGCCACCTCGAGACGTATTCCGAGAACATGTTCGGGCCGATCGAAGTGGAAAAAGAACGGTATCGCGTCAAGCCGATGAACTGCCCCGGCCACATCCTGATCTACAAGTCGCGGCAGCGCTCGTACCGTGATCTCCCGTTGCGCTTGGCGGAGTTCGGCACGGTCTACCGTTACGAGCGGTCGGGCACGCTGCTCGGTCTCGTGCGCGTCCGCGGCATCACGATGGACGATGCGCATCTCTTCTGCACGCCGGAGCAACTGCAGGCTGAGTTCGAGAACACGGTCAATGCGGCCCTCACCGTGCTCAAAGCGTTTCAATTCACGGACTACAAGATGTATGTCTCCACGCGACCCGAAAAGGCGCTTGGCGATCCGGCGTTATGGGAGCGCGCCACTTCTGCCATCAGGGCGGCCTGCGATCACGCGGGTCTGCACTATCAGATAGACGAAGGCGGCGGCGCGTTTTACGGGCCGAAGCTCGACGTCACCGTGCGCGACGCGATCGGCCGCGAGTGGCAGCTCTCGACCGTGCAAGTCGATTTCAACCTCCCCGAGCGCTTCAAACTGACCTACATCGCCTCTGATGGCACGGAGCAACGTCCGGTGATGATCCACCGCGCTTTGCTCGGCTCGCTCGAGCGCTTCTTCGGCGTCCTCATCGAGCATTTCGCGGGAGCCTTTCCCGTGTGGCTCGCGCCCGTGCAAGCGGTCGTGCTGCCGATATCTGAGGATCAGATCCCGTATGCGCAGAGCGTCGCGGCGAAGCTGAGCGAGGCGGGCTTCCGCGTCGAAGTCGACGGCTCGAACGAGCGGCTGCAAAAAAAGATCCGCAATCAGCAGCTGCGCAAGGTGCCCTACATGCTCGTCACGGGCAAGAGCGAGGTCGCGGCCGGCGAAGTCAACGTGCGCGCGCGCAGCGGCGAACAGGAATCCATGAAGGTGGACTCATTCGTGGCCAGACTCAGCGCCGAGGTCGCGGCCAAGACTTAA
- a CDS encoding formyltransferase family protein, whose translation MNPVREAVPTAVLVSGNGTNLQSVIEDVRAGIVPLELRLVVSNNPQAFAIERARRAGIAVELMPFDRSAQTRSGYARALADLLKARGIRLVLLLGWMHVLASEFLDAGFDGVLNLHPAYLPDDPSDDTVTLPDGTRSPVFRGAHALRDALAAKLPMTGATLMQITAAVDRGPVVARRACPLNAHDDEAAALERLHAVEREVVREGVQAWLAQHPECSVPSEARKNS comes from the coding sequence GTGAATCCGGTCCGCGAAGCGGTTCCTACCGCGGTTTTGGTCTCGGGAAACGGCACGAACCTGCAAAGCGTCATCGAGGATGTGCGGGCAGGCATCGTGCCGCTCGAGCTGCGGCTTGTGGTTTCGAACAACCCGCAAGCCTTCGCCATAGAGCGCGCGCGCCGCGCCGGCATCGCGGTCGAGCTCATGCCATTCGATCGCAGCGCGCAAACGCGCTCCGGCTATGCGCGAGCGCTCGCAGATCTTTTGAAAGCCCGCGGTATCCGCTTGGTGCTGCTCTTGGGCTGGATGCACGTGCTTGCAAGTGAGTTCCTCGACGCCGGCTTCGACGGCGTGCTGAACCTGCACCCCGCGTATTTGCCGGACGATCCATCGGATGACACGGTGACGCTGCCCGACGGCACGCGCAGTCCGGTCTTCCGCGGCGCGCACGCGCTGCGCGACGCGCTTGCCGCAAAGCTGCCGATGACCGGAGCCACGCTGATGCAGATCACCGCTGCAGTGGATCGGGGCCCGGTGGTCGCGCGCAGGGCCTGCCCCTTGAATGCTCACGACGACGAGGCGGCCGCGCTCGAGCGCTTGCACGCAGTCGAGCGCGAAGTGGTCCGCGAGGGCGTCCAGGCTTGGCTGGCTCAGCATCCTGAATGTAGCGTTCCGAGCGAAGCTCGGAAAAACTCGTGA
- the pyk gene encoding pyruvate kinase, whose product MTQIRRTKIVATVGPACRAPGMLDKLIAAGVDVFRVNMSHASVEDLEHWLRAAREASSRAGRSVGVLADLQGPRLRTGPLVDHAPVLLQNGSTFEITTEPVQGTSARVSTAYAALPKDVKPGDRILLSDGSIELSVRKTTPTSVVCDVVHGGWLREHAGMNLPGVAVSSPSLTDKDRADLAHAVRLQVDFIALSFVRSEQDVADAKAAIAAAGGDVPVVAKIEKPEAIEHLDAILRATDVVMVARGDLGVEMPPEKVPTLQKLIIRQAAAHLVPVITATQMLESMVHSPRPTRAEASDVANAIMDGTDATMLSEETAAGEFPVEAVATMVRIALEAEAHSPLYALRSPRVSNDSHAISHAACTIAESIDVRAIAAFTRSGFSARIVSKDRPCVPIYAFVPDEAVARRLALDHGVQTCIMDFARTTDELLAAVEAELLERKAVDPGEAVVVVGGTPMGVRGRTNFLKIIRAGAA is encoded by the coding sequence GTGACCCAGATCCGGCGCACCAAGATCGTGGCGACCGTCGGCCCGGCGTGCCGCGCTCCCGGCATGTTAGACAAACTCATCGCTGCGGGCGTCGATGTCTTTCGGGTGAACATGTCGCACGCGAGCGTCGAGGATCTCGAGCACTGGCTGCGCGCGGCACGCGAAGCATCGTCGCGGGCGGGCAGGTCCGTCGGCGTCCTCGCCGATCTCCAAGGCCCCAGGCTCCGAACGGGTCCGCTCGTCGATCACGCGCCGGTCTTGCTGCAAAACGGCTCGACGTTTGAGATCACGACCGAACCCGTGCAGGGAACCTCGGCGCGCGTCTCCACCGCCTATGCCGCCCTCCCGAAAGACGTCAAGCCCGGCGATCGCATCTTGCTGTCGGACGGCTCCATCGAACTCAGCGTCCGAAAGACGACCCCCACGAGCGTGGTCTGCGACGTCGTCCACGGAGGCTGGCTGCGCGAGCACGCCGGCATGAACTTGCCGGGCGTGGCCGTTTCGTCGCCGAGCCTCACCGATAAGGATCGCGCCGATCTCGCGCATGCCGTGCGGCTCCAAGTCGATTTCATCGCCCTGTCGTTCGTGCGCTCGGAGCAGGACGTCGCCGATGCGAAGGCAGCGATCGCCGCGGCCGGTGGAGACGTTCCGGTCGTCGCCAAGATCGAAAAGCCTGAAGCGATCGAGCATCTCGACGCCATCCTCAGGGCGACGGACGTGGTGATGGTCGCGCGCGGCGACCTCGGCGTGGAGATGCCTCCCGAAAAAGTTCCGACGCTGCAGAAGTTGATCATCCGGCAAGCCGCCGCGCATCTGGTACCGGTCATCACGGCGACGCAGATGCTCGAGTCCATGGTGCACTCGCCGAGGCCGACGCGCGCAGAAGCCTCCGACGTCGCCAACGCGATCATGGACGGCACGGATGCCACCATGCTGTCCGAGGAGACGGCCGCCGGCGAGTTCCCGGTCGAGGCCGTCGCCACGATGGTGCGCATCGCGCTCGAAGCCGAAGCCCACTCGCCGCTCTACGCGCTGCGCAGTCCGCGCGTGAGCAACGACTCGCATGCGATCTCGCACGCCGCGTGCACGATCGCCGAGAGCATCGACGTGCGGGCGATCGCCGCGTTCACGCGCTCGGGTTTCTCCGCGCGCATCGTCAGCAAGGATCGCCCCTGCGTGCCTATCTACGCGTTCGTGCCGGATGAAGCGGTGGCGCGCAGGTTGGCGCTCGACCACGGCGTGCAGACGTGCATCATGGACTTCGCGCGCACGACCGACGAATTGCTCGCGGCCGTGGAAGCAGAGCTGCTCGAACGCAAAGCGGTCGATCCGGGCGAAGCCGTCGTCGTGGTCGGGGGCACGCCGATGGGCGTGCGTGGCCGCACCAATTTCTTGAAGATCATCCGCGCCGGCGCAGCTTGA
- the tsaD gene encoding tRNA (adenosine(37)-N6)-threonylcarbamoyltransferase complex transferase subunit TsaD: MRLLGIETSCDDTAAAVVVDGRVVESSVLASQDEFHSEYGGVVPEIASRRHAESLGAVIELALRKAKRGFGDLDGVAVTCGPGLAGSLVVGVAAAQGIAYARGLPAYAVNHLHGHLFANYLEDPEDPARRPPDAPFVCLIVSGGHTDLIAVDRPDRHRRIGRTLDDAAGEAFDKVARLLGLGFPGGPALDALAASGDPKAFAFPRSLIHDGTFNFSFSGLKTAVRYHLNAHPLDALERRADIAASFQAAVVDVLCAKTLHAAETLAVETIALAGGVSANSSLRAELRKRGEARGLRVLVPALQYCTDNAAMIAAAAFYRGEAARVAPAALQADPNFAW, encoded by the coding sequence ATGCGGCTATTGGGGATTGAAACATCGTGCGATGACACCGCGGCGGCGGTCGTCGTGGACGGACGCGTGGTGGAGAGCAGCGTGCTCGCCTCGCAGGACGAATTCCACAGCGAGTATGGCGGCGTGGTGCCGGAGATCGCCAGCAGGCGGCATGCGGAATCGCTTGGCGCGGTGATCGAACTGGCGCTGCGCAAAGCTAAGCGCGGTTTCGGCGACCTTGACGGCGTTGCGGTGACCTGCGGGCCCGGCCTGGCCGGCAGCTTGGTGGTGGGCGTCGCGGCCGCACAGGGCATCGCCTATGCCCGCGGGCTGCCGGCGTACGCGGTCAACCACTTGCACGGCCACCTCTTCGCCAACTACTTGGAAGACCCGGAAGACCCTGCGCGCCGGCCGCCCGACGCGCCGTTTGTGTGCCTCATCGTCTCCGGCGGGCACACCGATTTGATCGCAGTCGACAGACCCGACCGGCACCGGCGCATCGGCCGAACGCTCGATGACGCCGCGGGCGAGGCTTTCGACAAAGTCGCGCGCCTGCTCGGGCTCGGATTCCCCGGCGGTCCGGCGCTGGACGCGCTCGCCGCGAGCGGCGACCCGAAGGCATTCGCGTTCCCGCGCAGCCTTATACACGACGGCACGTTCAACTTCAGCTTCTCAGGCTTGAAGACGGCGGTGCGCTATCATCTCAACGCGCATCCTTTGGACGCCCTCGAACGGCGCGCCGATATCGCGGCCAGCTTTCAAGCGGCGGTCGTGGACGTGCTGTGCGCGAAGACGCTGCATGCCGCCGAAACGCTGGCAGTGGAGACGATCGCCTTGGCGGGCGGCGTATCGGCGAACTCAAGCCTGCGCGCGGAACTGCGCAAGCGGGGCGAGGCGCGCGGCCTGCGGGTGCTGGTACCTGCGCTTCAATACTGCACGGATAATGCCGCGATGATCGCGGCCGCCGCCTTCTATCGCGGCGAGGCTGCGCGGGTCGCACCTGCGGCGCTTCAAGCGGATCCCAATTTTGCTTGGTAA